A portion of the Thunnus maccoyii chromosome 20, fThuMac1.1, whole genome shotgun sequence genome contains these proteins:
- the foxj1b gene encoding forkhead box protein J1-B: MPVLTSPDIANKFKEKWLMVYPEDQVTGSDSVPLDDSLTSLHWLQNFSIVSADPERPNGTGPGCPSSQQHLCLKRLGFPRGGTDSPSSPPAGDTAATGMPLYLGSPVTSGSDSTAVPRFTNCAHPGSGYPQIPIQASPPVEVDYKTNPKVKPPYSYASLICMAMQASKQPKVTLSTIYNWITENFCYYRHAEPSWQNSIRHNLSLNKCFKKVPRQKDEPGKGGFWQIDPQYADMFVNGIFKRRRMSANSYNSSSSGAHRQSKLIQGYHSTQNGCPYQSGKRKHLATKNNNNNKAVRASDSPLLATEAHKADILRGDFDLASVFDDVLSGNCSTFEDLDINMALSSLGCEMEVSMQGRQHSAGLGRWCGGGDLMGQSQHLNHHQSYSYMDLSASSMECPVNMGELHMVQQHPQPRLDQDQLLQSHHHLQQFDEASTLFSERPEEAVLQPWEEIKEEAQAIPLTLDQGFGLCEGFFTEMQPWERVEAYL, from the exons ATGCCGGTTCTGACGAGCCCCGACATTGCAAATAAGTTTAAGGAGAAATGGCTGATGGTTTATCCGGAGGATCAGGTCACCGGGTCCGACTCTGTCCCCCTTGACGACAGCCTCACCAGCCTCCACTGGCTCCAGAATTTCTCCATCGTCAGCGCGGACCCGGAGCGGCCCAACGGAACTGGACCGGGCTGTCCGTCCTCCCAGCAGCATCTCTGTCTCAAGCGGCTCGGCTTTCCCAGAGGGGGCACCGACTCCCCGTCCAGCCCGCCGGCCGGGGACACCGCCGCCACCGGGATGCCTCTGTACCTCGGGAGCCCCGTCACCTCCGGCAGCGACTCCACAGCGGTCCCGCGGTTCACCAATTGCGCACACCCCGGGAGCGGCTACCCACAGATCCCGATCCAGGCCAGCCCACCGGTGGAGGTCGACTACAAAACCAACCCAAAGGTTAAACCGCCCTATTCCTACGCATCTCTCATCTGCATGGCCATGCAGGCCAGCAAACAGCCCAAAGTGACTCTGTCCACCATCTATAACTGGATAACGGAGAATTTCTGCTACTACAGACATGCGGAGCCCAGCTGGCAG aaCTCGATTCGCCACAACCTGTCCCTCAACAAGTGTTTCAAGAAGGTCCCCAGACAGAAAGACGAGCCGGGGAAGGGAGGCTTCTGGCAGATTGATCCCCAGTATGCTGACATGTTTGTCAATGGCATCTTCAAACGCAGGAGGATGTCTGCGAACAgctacaacagcagcagcagtggcgcCCACAGACAGAGCAAACTGATTCAGGGTTATCACAGCACCCAAAATGGCTGCCCTTACCAAAGTGGCAAACGGAAGCACCTGGCcactaaaaacaacaacaacaacaaggcaGTGAGGGCGTCTGACTCCCCGCTTTTAGCGACAGAAGCCCACAAAGCTGACATCCTGAGGGGGGATTTTGACCTCGCATCCGTGTTCGATGACGTCCTCAGTGGGAACTGTAGCACCTTTGAGGATTTGGACATCAACATGGCGCTGAGCTCCCTGGGCTGTGAGATGGAGGTTTCCATGCAGGGGAGGCAGCACTCTGCGGGGCTGGGGAGGTGGTGTGGAGGAGGGGACCTCATGGGTCAGAGCCAGCATCTGAATCACCATCAGTCCTACAGCTACATGGACCTGAGCGCCTCTTCAATGGAGTGTCCGGTCAACATGGGAGAACTGCACATGGTGCAGCAGCACCCACAGCCACGGCTGGACCAAGATCAGCTGCTCCAGAGCCACCACCACCTGCAGCAGTTCGACGAGGCCTCCACGCTGTTCTCGGAGCGGCCTGAGGAGGCGGTGCTGCAGCCGTGGGAGGAGATCAAAGAAGAGGCACAGGCCATTCCTCTGACTCTGGATCAGGGCTTTGGCCTGTGCGAGGGCTTCTTCACGGAGATGCAGCCATGGGAACGGGTGGAGGCCTatctgtga